The following coding sequences are from one Pseudomonas oryzae window:
- a CDS encoding IclR family transcriptional regulator — translation MPTASLASPARVPGTQTLERSFALLRAIAAAGEEGASLDELCALLGGTPSTTYRLLQALRQQGFVRSGEARGRYVLGYELFALGARAGNPGGLRDHARPALLRLAERFGDSFFLLVPDGHAVLCLERQDGRQPVRSYSEAVGGRIPMGVGQGSQVLLAHMSRRDCRDILRHNAASLRLDYGLDSEVIAASLPSVRRLGYACGLPDRRLPGYTGLAVPIVDGAGQVAGALSCALSRPQMTAARRQALAEAMMGEVARIVGAMPAAGQRQPA, via the coding sequence ATGCCTACCGCCAGTCTCGCCAGCCCGGCCCGGGTGCCGGGCACCCAGACCCTCGAACGCTCCTTCGCCCTGTTGCGTGCCATCGCCGCGGCGGGGGAGGAGGGCGCCAGCCTCGACGAACTCTGCGCCCTGCTCGGCGGCACGCCGAGCACCACCTACCGCCTGCTGCAGGCCCTGCGCCAGCAGGGCTTCGTCCGCTCCGGCGAAGCGCGCGGCCGGTACGTGCTGGGTTACGAGCTGTTCGCCCTCGGCGCCCGCGCCGGCAATCCCGGCGGCCTGCGCGACCATGCCCGCCCGGCGCTGCTGCGCCTGGCCGAACGCTTCGGCGACAGCTTCTTCCTGCTGGTGCCGGATGGCCACGCGGTGCTCTGCCTGGAGCGCCAGGATGGCCGCCAGCCGGTACGCAGCTACAGCGAGGCGGTGGGCGGGCGCATTCCCATGGGCGTCGGCCAGGGCTCGCAGGTGCTGCTGGCGCACATGAGCCGCCGCGACTGCCGCGACATTCTGCGCCACAACGCCGCCAGCCTGCGCCTCGACTACGGGCTGGACAGCGAGGTGATCGCCGCCAGCCTGCCCAGCGTGCGTCGCCTCGGCTATGCTTGCGGCCTGCCCGACCGCCGTCTGCCCGGCTACACCGGCCTCGCGGTGCCCATCGTCGACGGCGCCGGCCAGGTTGCAGGCGCGCTCAGTTGCGCGCTGTCGCGGCCGCAGATGACCGCCGCGCGCCGCCAGGCGCTGGCCGAGGCGATGATGGGCGAGGTGGCGCGGATCGTCGGCGCCATGCCGGCCGCCGGGCAGCGGCAGCCCGCCTGA